The following proteins are co-located in the Spinactinospora alkalitolerans genome:
- the trpA gene encoding tryptophan synthase subunit alpha, with amino-acid sequence MTTLQTKLAEARAADRAALIGYLPAGFPDVESSIKVIGAMVEGGCDVIEVGLPYSDPMMDGPTIQKAADRALAAGTTPRDVIEVVAATARTGAAALVMSYWNPIDRYGADAFAADLAAAGGSGVITPDLLPEEAGPWIAATDAAGLDRVFLVAPSSTDERLRLTTGACRGFVYAASLMGVTGTRTQVADTAEKLVTRTRAAAGAADLPICVGLGISTGAQAAEVAGYADGVIVGAGFCQRVLDAPDLETGLTAVRSFAQELAEGVRSRA; translated from the coding sequence GTGACGACGCTGCAGACCAAGCTGGCCGAGGCCAGGGCCGCCGACCGCGCCGCACTGATCGGCTACCTGCCCGCGGGGTTCCCCGACGTCGAGTCCTCGATCAAGGTCATCGGGGCGATGGTCGAGGGCGGCTGCGACGTGATCGAGGTCGGGCTGCCCTACTCCGACCCGATGATGGACGGCCCCACGATCCAGAAGGCCGCCGACCGGGCACTGGCGGCCGGCACCACGCCCCGGGACGTGATCGAGGTCGTGGCGGCCACCGCGCGCACCGGCGCGGCGGCGCTGGTGATGTCCTACTGGAACCCGATCGACCGCTACGGCGCGGACGCATTCGCCGCCGACCTGGCCGCGGCCGGCGGCTCCGGCGTCATCACGCCCGACCTGCTGCCCGAGGAGGCCGGTCCGTGGATCGCCGCCACCGACGCCGCGGGGCTGGACCGGGTCTTCCTGGTCGCGCCGTCCTCCACCGACGAGCGGCTGCGCCTGACCACCGGCGCCTGCCGGGGGTTCGTCTACGCCGCCTCGCTGATGGGCGTCACCGGCACCCGTACCCAGGTCGCCGACACCGCTGAGAAGCTGGTCACCCGGACCCGCGCCGCGGCCGGCGCGGCGGACCTGCCGATCTGCGTCGGCCTGGGGATCTCCACCGGCGCCCAGGCGGCCGAGGTCGCGGGCTACGCCGACGGCGTCATCGTCGGCGCGGGCTTCTGCCAGCGGGTCCTGGACGCCCCCGATCTGGAGACCGGCCTCACCGCCGTGCGCTCCTTCGCCCAGGAGCTGGCCGAAGGGGTCCGGTCCCGGGCCTGA
- the lgt gene encoding prolipoprotein diacylglyceryl transferase → MTTPSSIDAGAAGTGRALAAIPSPDISAIHLGPLTIHFYALCILAGVIAAVYWSERRWTAMGGRPGTIMDLAVPAVLLGLVGGRLYHVISDYQLYFAPGKEPIRALYIWEGGLGIWGAVPLGALGVWLVARSRGLSLTQLSFAIAPTIPLAQAFGRWGNYFNQELFGAPTDVPWAVEISPFPNGALRPGMEPGVFTYHPTFLYESLWCLALAVFLAWAGRRYTEALRGGRLFALYVMGYCVGRFWIEYLRVDPANQILGFRLNNWTSILVFLGALAYFVWAGRRIDRFSTRVVPVGEDEGTQMIDTDPGVSDDQDAAERPSKSAGAAGEGSDPDAEPPAQSGANGADGAKREE, encoded by the coding sequence ATGACGACTCCGTCCAGCATCGACGCGGGCGCGGCCGGCACCGGCCGCGCCCTCGCCGCGATCCCCAGCCCCGACATCAGCGCGATCCACCTGGGACCGCTGACCATCCACTTCTACGCGCTGTGCATCCTCGCCGGCGTCATCGCGGCGGTCTACTGGAGCGAGCGCCGCTGGACCGCCATGGGCGGCCGGCCCGGCACCATCATGGACCTCGCGGTCCCCGCGGTGCTCCTGGGGCTCGTCGGTGGTCGGCTCTACCACGTCATCTCCGACTACCAGCTCTACTTCGCGCCGGGCAAGGAGCCGATCCGGGCGCTCTACATCTGGGAGGGCGGCCTGGGCATCTGGGGCGCGGTCCCGCTGGGCGCGCTGGGCGTGTGGCTGGTGGCGCGCAGCCGCGGCCTGTCGCTGACGCAGCTGTCGTTCGCGATCGCCCCGACCATCCCGCTGGCGCAGGCGTTCGGCCGCTGGGGCAACTACTTCAACCAGGAGCTGTTCGGGGCGCCCACCGACGTGCCGTGGGCGGTCGAGATCTCCCCCTTCCCCAACGGTGCGCTGCGGCCCGGCATGGAACCCGGCGTCTTCACCTACCACCCGACGTTCCTGTACGAGTCGCTGTGGTGCCTGGCGCTCGCGGTGTTCCTGGCCTGGGCCGGGCGGCGCTACACCGAGGCCCTGCGCGGCGGGCGGCTCTTCGCGCTCTACGTCATGGGCTACTGTGTGGGTCGGTTCTGGATCGAATACCTGCGGGTCGACCCCGCGAACCAGATCCTGGGCTTCCGCCTCAACAACTGGACCTCGATCCTGGTGTTCCTGGGCGCCCTGGCCTACTTCGTGTGGGCCGGCCGCCGGATCGACCGGTTCTCCACGCGGGTCGTCCCCGTGGGGGAGGACGAGGGCACCCAGATGATCGACACCGACCCCGGCGTCTCCGACGACCAGGACGCCGCCGAACGGCCGTCGAAGTCGGCGGGGGCCGCAGGAGAAGGCAGCGACCCCGACGCGGAGCCTCCCGCGCAATCCGGTGCCAACGGCGCCGACGGGGCGAAACGTGAGGAATAG
- a CDS encoding DsbA family protein has protein sequence MGKAARREARERLRQERIRQQQRAKRNRLLAAIGAAAAVIALVVGGGYLVMNWEGEPAAAFDGDLAAQTLQQDGSVVMAQEGASAPVVEVYVDFQCPACQKFEEANADTLKQLAAEGEAIVHLRPVSIFAQKQDPVSTNSLRAGAAARAAADHGRFVEYNDKLFANQPVEGRPGFSPEDLKKWGEEVGITDPAFAERVDAESGVAEQFTGTYYTALIAKAQQGLSDEELSTMTLSDLREWGRDQGVDDSFLDGTYVGELLDTTAAAYGRYEGDNRFGGTPSVYINGELQGNNVYDASGLTEAVESAQAGEVDTEPLSTDDAATPGPSPSESSSAKDTSEE, from the coding sequence ATGGGCAAGGCGGCGCGACGCGAGGCGCGTGAACGACTCAGGCAGGAGCGGATCAGGCAGCAGCAGCGGGCCAAGCGCAACAGGCTGCTCGCCGCCATCGGGGCCGCGGCGGCCGTGATCGCGCTCGTCGTCGGCGGCGGATACCTGGTCATGAACTGGGAGGGCGAGCCGGCCGCGGCATTCGACGGCGACCTCGCGGCGCAGACGCTGCAGCAGGACGGCAGCGTCGTCATGGCCCAGGAGGGCGCCTCGGCGCCGGTGGTCGAGGTCTACGTCGACTTCCAGTGCCCGGCGTGCCAGAAGTTCGAGGAGGCCAACGCCGACACGCTGAAGCAGCTCGCCGCCGAGGGCGAGGCCATCGTGCACCTGCGCCCGGTCAGCATCTTCGCCCAGAAGCAGGACCCGGTCAGCACCAACTCGCTGCGCGCCGGCGCCGCGGCCCGGGCGGCGGCCGACCACGGCAGGTTCGTCGAGTACAACGACAAGCTGTTCGCCAACCAGCCCGTGGAGGGCCGGCCGGGCTTCAGCCCCGAGGACCTCAAGAAGTGGGGCGAGGAGGTCGGCATCACCGACCCCGCCTTCGCCGAACGCGTCGACGCCGAGAGCGGCGTCGCCGAGCAGTTCACCGGCACCTACTACACTGCGCTCATCGCAAAGGCCCAGCAGGGACTCTCCGATGAGGAACTCTCCACCATGACGCTGAGCGACCTGAGGGAATGGGGCCGCGACCAGGGCGTGGACGACTCCTTCCTCGACGGCACCTACGTCGGCGAGCTGCTGGACACCACCGCGGCGGCCTACGGCAGGTACGAAGGCGACAACCGGTTCGGCGGCACCCCGTCGGTCTACATCAACGGCGAGCTGCAGGGCAACAACGTCTACGATGCCTCAGGCCTGACCGAGGCGGTCGAGTCGGCTCAGGCCGGCGAGGTCGACACCGAACCGCTCAGCACCGACGACGCGGCCACCCCCGGCCCCAGCCCCAGCGAATCCTCCAGCGCCAAGGACACATCCGAAGAATGA
- a CDS encoding MauE/DoxX family redox-associated membrane protein: MSTDIEEQPPAGPAPGATGPSRWSLIQPWVTLAARLGLAGVLGYAGYTKVIVPALSVQSVEAYQLFSDDVSRFIGYTLPLFEIALALLLVAGLATRYVGAAGGLLMIVFIAGIISAWSRGLTIDCGCFGTGGQVGADETRYGIDVLRDIGFLALAGIVVAWPRSPFALDRVLGLYPAASEGTEE, translated from the coding sequence ATGTCGACCGACATCGAAGAGCAGCCGCCGGCCGGTCCCGCGCCCGGCGCGACCGGCCCGTCCCGGTGGTCGCTGATCCAGCCCTGGGTGACCCTGGCCGCCCGGCTGGGCCTGGCCGGCGTGCTCGGCTACGCCGGATACACCAAGGTGATCGTTCCGGCCCTGTCGGTGCAGTCGGTGGAGGCCTACCAGCTCTTCTCCGACGACGTGAGCCGGTTCATCGGCTACACGCTGCCGCTGTTCGAGATCGCCCTGGCCCTGCTGCTCGTCGCGGGCCTGGCCACCCGCTACGTCGGAGCGGCCGGTGGCCTGCTGATGATCGTGTTCATCGCGGGGATCATCTCGGCGTGGAGCAGGGGCCTGACGATCGACTGCGGCTGCTTCGGCACCGGCGGCCAGGTCGGCGCCGATGAGACCCGGTACGGGATCGACGTGCTGCGCGACATCGGCTTCCTGGCGCTCGCCGGCATCGTCGTGGCCTGGCCGCGCTCGCCCTTCGCGCTCGACCGGGTCCTGGGGTTGTACCCGGCGGCCTCCGAAGGGACGGAGGAGTAG
- a CDS encoding bis-aminopropyl spermidine synthase family protein encodes MTDLPPRLSELLDEQGVDATRGHRVLAALSDGRWWSGRELVRATAVANRVMDGVLDALGDELERDDERVRLRAPGGYAAFDRPRPADPVGHLLHARPEAAAELERLVAEAPRSRLDLDHVAATADTALRRAVFLATRFELSGARLLCVGDHDLTSLAAGLVRPGTEADVVDVDERMLAYIDSAAARLGLRVRCHFADLRLGLPAAVRGRADLVFTDPPYTPEGVELFVRRGLEGLADPRRGRVLLAYGASETTPALTVKTQERLTRLGLATEAIWPDFNRYLGAEAIGAASDLYVLRGTTRTPAGGSGRDAARIYSRGANAKESRGALDAATAGALPDLAAADTVVGDWPSGAVPEGARRVRTVTWLAAPTAAQDAVINLTGGWEALLSRSILASSAARVRVVVPAGTPEVRDAAGQRNLREIVAPRYELRFLNGSPDARRCVVAARRVDLPDDADPVTRLLWHCRDRAHGTVASVLREGLIRVAADIGHPVNKKQARTRIAAAAPWLSGHTLLDLPRHRLKELDHAVAALVADLNAPTP; translated from the coding sequence ATGACCGATCTTCCCCCGCGGCTGTCCGAACTGCTCGATGAGCAGGGCGTCGACGCCACCCGCGGCCACCGCGTCCTCGCAGCCCTCTCCGACGGCCGGTGGTGGAGCGGCCGCGAACTGGTGCGCGCCACCGCCGTCGCCAACCGCGTCATGGACGGCGTCCTCGACGCGCTCGGCGACGAGCTGGAGCGCGACGACGAACGGGTCCGGCTGCGCGCTCCCGGCGGCTACGCCGCGTTCGACCGGCCGAGGCCGGCCGACCCCGTCGGCCACCTGCTGCACGCCCGCCCCGAGGCGGCCGCCGAGTTGGAACGGCTGGTCGCCGAGGCCCCGCGGTCCCGGCTCGACCTGGACCACGTGGCCGCGACCGCCGACACCGCGCTGCGCCGGGCCGTGTTTCTCGCCACTCGTTTCGAACTGTCCGGCGCCCGCCTGCTGTGCGTGGGCGACCACGACCTCACCTCGCTGGCCGCCGGCCTGGTGCGCCCGGGGACCGAGGCGGACGTGGTCGACGTCGACGAGCGCATGCTCGCCTACATCGACTCCGCCGCCGCCCGGCTCGGCCTGCGGGTGCGCTGCCACTTCGCCGACCTGCGTCTGGGGCTGCCCGCCGCGGTGCGCGGCCGCGCCGACCTGGTGTTCACCGACCCGCCTTACACCCCCGAGGGCGTGGAACTGTTCGTACGGCGCGGCCTGGAGGGGCTCGCCGATCCGCGCCGCGGCCGCGTGCTGCTGGCCTACGGCGCCAGCGAGACCACGCCGGCGCTCACGGTCAAGACCCAGGAGAGGCTGACCAGGCTGGGCCTGGCCACCGAGGCGATCTGGCCGGACTTCAACCGCTACCTCGGAGCGGAGGCGATCGGCGCGGCCAGTGACCTGTACGTGCTGCGCGGCACCACCCGCACGCCCGCGGGCGGTTCCGGCCGCGACGCGGCCCGGATCTACAGCCGGGGCGCCAACGCCAAGGAGTCCCGCGGCGCGCTCGACGCCGCCACCGCCGGCGCGCTGCCGGACCTCGCCGCGGCCGACACCGTCGTCGGCGACTGGCCGAGCGGGGCCGTGCCCGAAGGCGCCCGGCGCGTGCGGACGGTCACCTGGCTGGCGGCGCCGACCGCTGCGCAGGACGCGGTGATCAACCTCACCGGGGGCTGGGAGGCGCTGCTGAGCCGCTCGATCCTGGCCTCATCGGCCGCCCGGGTGCGGGTCGTGGTGCCGGCCGGCACCCCCGAGGTGCGCGACGCCGCAGGACAGCGGAACCTGCGCGAGATCGTCGCCCCCCGCTACGAGCTGCGCTTCCTGAACGGCTCCCCCGACGCACGCCGCTGCGTGGTGGCGGCCCGGCGGGTCGACCTCCCCGATGACGCCGACCCGGTGACGCGCCTGCTGTGGCACTGCCGCGACCGCGCCCACGGCACGGTGGCGAGCGTGCTGCGCGAGGGCCTGATCCGGGTGGCCGCCGACATCGGGCATCCGGTCAACAAGAAGCAGGCCCGCACCCGAATCGCCGCGGCAGCCCCGTGGCTGTCCGGCCACACCCTGCTCGACCTCCCCCGCCACCGGCTGAAGGAGCTGGACCACGCGGTGGCCGCCCTGGTCGCCGACCTGAACGCGCCGACTCCCTGA
- the gltB gene encoding glutamate synthase large subunit, which translates to MPAGQVQRSSVRPNAKTASEGLYDSSYEHDACGVGFVADLSGRRSHDIVEKALTVLRNLDHRGASGADPDDGDGAGILTQIPDELFREVCPFDLPEAGAYAVGIGFLPTDAAERAEATAAVGRIVDEEGLALLGWRDLPFEPRYCGPAAGEVMPFFGQLFVAGRAGTATEGLTGIALERYAYCVRKRAEHEAGVYFPSLSPRTITYKGMLTTPQLEPFFPDLSDRRYASGLALVHSRFSTNTFPSWPLAHPFRYVAHNGEINTVKGNRNWMRAREATLASDLIPGDMSRLFPIVDAEDSDTASFDAALELLHLGGRSLPHAVLMMIPEPWENHTEMDPAVRAFYEFHSMLMEPWDGPASVTFTDGSLIGAVLDRNGLRPGRYWVTDDGLVVLASEVGVLDIDPARVVRKGRLQPGRIFVVDTAEGRIIEDEEVKAELAAEHPYAEWLERGAVHLGDLPAAEPAPVVDLVHDQQVFGYTEEELRVILTPMARTGAEPIGSMGTDTPVAALSSRSRQLFDYFSQGFAQVTNPPLDAIREELVTSLHTALGAEENVLSPDPEDCRRVVLPTPVVDEAGLASIVAAGGPEGDPSFRVHVANGTYPVAGGGAALAARLDEICAEVSAAIEQGAHIIVLSDRGRDANASERAESSASTREAPTGAAAQRERSVSAQKRRHSEEGGEGIDAERAPIPSLLLTGAVHHHLVREKTRTEVGLVVEAGDVRECHHVALLVGYGASAVSPYLALATVRDMVARGVIGGVEAAEAARNTVKAFGKGVLKIMSKMGVSTVGSYTGAQIFEALGLGAEVVDRCFTGTTSRLGGVGFDVLAEEVRMRHAAAYAVNPADHRRLAVGGEYQWRREGEPHLFNPETVFKLQHSTRTRRYEIFKEYTSKIDEQAESLMTLRGLFRLKEGVREPVPIEEVEPVSEIVKRFSTGAMSYGSISAEAHETLAIAMNRLGGKSNTGEGGEDARRFTADENGDLRRSAIKQVASGRFGVTSHYLTNADDIQIKMAQGAKPGEGGQLPGHKVYPWVAGTRHSTPGVGLISPPPHHDIYSIEDLAQLIHDLKNANPSARVHVKLVSEAGVGTVAAGVSKAHADVVLISGHDGGTGASPLTSLKHAGTPWELGLAETQQTLLRNGLRDRIVVQADGQLKTGRDVIVAALLGAEEFGFATAPLVVSGCVMMRVCHLDTCPVGVATQNPELRERYTGKAEFVVNFFEFIAQEVREHLAALGFRSLDEAIGAVDLLETGGAVQHWKASGLDLAPILHEVRPWAGDHRRQVRGQDHGLEKALDNTLIQLSEGALEYGEPLKLDLPVRNVNRTVGTMLGHEVTKRYGAEGLPDNSIDVSFTGSAGQSFGAFLPKGVTLRLTGDANDYVGKGLSGGRITVRPEDGVQFTPEDQIIAGNVIAYGATSGEVFLRGVVGERFCVRNSGALAVVEGVGDHGCEYMTGGRAVILGRTGRNFAAGMSGGIAYVLDLDTERVNGGMVDIDPLDDEDRAFLEDVLGRHYAETGSTVAQRVLADFDVEVERFGKVMPRDFKRVLAAQADAEREGRNVDEAIMAAAQS; encoded by the coding sequence ATGCCTGCTGGCCAGGTGCAGCGTTCGTCCGTCCGACCGAACGCCAAGACCGCTTCCGAGGGCCTGTACGACAGCTCCTACGAACACGACGCCTGCGGCGTCGGATTCGTCGCCGACCTCTCCGGCCGTCGCAGCCACGACATCGTCGAGAAGGCGCTCACCGTACTGCGCAACCTCGACCACCGCGGCGCCTCCGGCGCCGATCCCGACGACGGCGACGGCGCCGGGATCCTCACCCAGATCCCCGACGAGCTCTTCCGGGAGGTCTGCCCCTTCGACCTGCCCGAGGCCGGGGCCTACGCCGTCGGCATCGGCTTCCTGCCCACCGATGCCGCCGAGCGCGCCGAGGCGACGGCCGCGGTCGGCCGCATCGTCGACGAGGAGGGCCTGGCCCTGCTCGGCTGGCGCGACCTGCCCTTCGAGCCGCGCTACTGCGGCCCGGCCGCCGGCGAGGTCATGCCGTTCTTCGGTCAGCTCTTCGTCGCCGGCCGGGCCGGCACGGCCACCGAGGGGCTGACCGGCATCGCGCTGGAGCGCTACGCCTACTGCGTGCGCAAGCGCGCCGAGCACGAGGCCGGCGTCTACTTCCCGAGCCTGTCCCCGCGCACCATCACCTACAAGGGCATGCTCACCACGCCGCAACTGGAGCCGTTCTTCCCGGACCTGTCCGATCGGCGCTACGCCTCCGGCCTGGCCCTGGTGCACTCCCGCTTCTCCACCAACACCTTCCCGTCGTGGCCGCTGGCGCACCCGTTCCGCTACGTCGCCCACAACGGCGAGATCAACACGGTCAAGGGCAACCGCAACTGGATGCGGGCGCGCGAGGCCACGCTGGCCAGCGACCTCATCCCCGGTGACATGTCCCGGCTGTTCCCGATCGTCGACGCCGAGGACTCCGACACCGCCTCCTTCGACGCCGCGCTGGAGCTGCTGCACCTGGGCGGGCGATCGCTGCCGCACGCGGTGCTCATGATGATCCCGGAGCCGTGGGAGAACCACACCGAGATGGACCCGGCGGTCCGGGCCTTCTACGAGTTCCACTCGATGCTGATGGAGCCCTGGGACGGCCCCGCCTCCGTCACCTTCACCGACGGCTCGCTCATCGGCGCCGTCCTCGACCGCAACGGCCTGCGCCCCGGGCGCTACTGGGTGACCGACGACGGCCTCGTCGTGCTGGCCAGCGAGGTCGGCGTCCTGGACATCGACCCCGCCCGCGTCGTGCGCAAGGGCCGCCTGCAGCCCGGACGCATCTTCGTCGTCGACACCGCCGAAGGCCGCATCATCGAAGACGAGGAGGTCAAGGCCGAACTCGCCGCCGAACACCCCTACGCCGAGTGGCTGGAGCGCGGTGCGGTCCACCTCGGCGACCTCCCCGCGGCCGAGCCCGCCCCGGTGGTCGACCTCGTGCACGACCAGCAGGTCTTCGGCTACACCGAGGAGGAGCTGCGGGTCATCCTCACGCCCATGGCCCGCACCGGCGCCGAGCCGATCGGCTCGATGGGCACCGACACCCCGGTCGCGGCGCTGTCCAGCCGCTCCCGGCAGCTCTTCGACTACTTCTCCCAGGGGTTCGCCCAGGTCACCAACCCGCCGCTGGACGCCATCCGCGAGGAGCTGGTCACCAGCCTGCACACCGCGCTGGGCGCGGAGGAGAACGTGCTGTCCCCGGACCCCGAGGACTGCCGCCGCGTCGTGCTGCCCACCCCGGTGGTCGACGAGGCCGGACTCGCCTCGATCGTCGCCGCGGGCGGCCCCGAGGGCGACCCGTCCTTCCGCGTGCACGTCGCCAACGGCACCTACCCGGTGGCCGGCGGCGGAGCCGCGCTGGCCGCCCGCCTCGACGAGATCTGCGCCGAGGTCTCCGCGGCCATCGAGCAGGGCGCGCACATCATCGTGCTCAGCGACAGGGGACGCGACGCGAATGCGAGCGAACGAGCGGAGTCGTCGGCGTCGACGCGCGAAGCGCCCACTGGGGCGGCGGCGCAGCGAGAGAGGAGCGTGAGCGCGCAGAAGAGGCGCCACTCCGAGGAGGGCGGGGAAGGCATCGACGCCGAGCGCGCGCCGATCCCGTCGCTGCTGCTCACCGGAGCCGTCCACCACCATCTGGTGCGGGAGAAGACCCGCACCGAGGTCGGCCTGGTGGTCGAGGCCGGCGACGTCCGCGAATGCCACCACGTGGCGCTGCTGGTCGGCTACGGCGCCTCGGCGGTCAGCCCCTACCTGGCCCTGGCCACGGTGCGCGACATGGTCGCGCGCGGCGTCATCGGCGGTGTGGAGGCCGCCGAAGCCGCCCGCAACACCGTCAAGGCGTTCGGCAAGGGCGTCTTGAAGATCATGTCCAAGATGGGCGTGTCCACGGTCGGCTCCTACACCGGCGCGCAGATCTTCGAGGCCCTCGGCCTGGGCGCCGAGGTCGTCGACCGCTGCTTCACCGGCACCACCTCCCGCCTCGGCGGCGTCGGCTTCGACGTCCTCGCCGAGGAGGTCCGCATGCGCCACGCCGCCGCCTACGCCGTCAACCCCGCCGACCACCGGCGTCTGGCCGTGGGCGGGGAGTACCAGTGGCGCCGCGAGGGCGAGCCGCACCTGTTCAACCCCGAGACGGTCTTCAAGCTGCAGCACTCCACCCGGACGCGCCGCTACGAGATCTTCAAGGAGTACACCTCCAAGATCGACGAGCAGGCCGAGAGCCTCATGACGCTGCGCGGCCTGTTCAGGCTCAAGGAGGGCGTGCGCGAGCCGGTCCCGATCGAGGAGGTCGAGCCGGTCTCGGAGATCGTCAAGCGCTTCTCCACCGGTGCGATGTCCTACGGCTCCATCTCGGCCGAGGCCCACGAGACGCTGGCCATCGCCATGAACCGCCTCGGCGGCAAGTCCAACACCGGCGAGGGCGGCGAGGACGCGCGCCGGTTCACCGCCGACGAAAACGGCGACCTGCGGCGCAGCGCCATCAAGCAGGTCGCCTCCGGCCGGTTCGGCGTGACCTCGCACTACCTCACCAACGCCGACGACATCCAGATCAAGATGGCCCAGGGAGCCAAGCCCGGTGAGGGCGGCCAACTGCCCGGCCACAAGGTCTACCCGTGGGTCGCCGGCACCCGGCACTCCACGCCCGGCGTCGGCCTCATCTCGCCGCCGCCGCACCACGACATCTACTCCATCGAGGACCTCGCCCAGCTCATCCACGACCTGAAGAACGCCAACCCCTCGGCGCGGGTGCACGTGAAGCTGGTGTCGGAGGCCGGTGTCGGCACCGTCGCCGCCGGCGTGTCCAAGGCGCACGCCGACGTGGTGCTCATCTCCGGCCACGACGGCGGCACCGGCGCTTCGCCGCTGACCTCGCTCAAGCACGCCGGCACGCCGTGGGAGCTCGGCCTGGCCGAGACGCAGCAGACCCTGCTGCGCAACGGCCTGCGCGACCGCATCGTGGTGCAGGCCGACGGCCAGCTCAAGACCGGCCGCGACGTCATCGTGGCGGCGCTGCTGGGCGCCGAGGAGTTCGGGTTCGCCACCGCGCCGCTGGTGGTGTCGGGCTGCGTCATGATGCGCGTGTGCCACCTCGACACCTGCCCGGTGGGCGTGGCCACCCAGAATCCCGAGCTGCGCGAGCGCTACACCGGCAAGGCCGAGTTCGTGGTGAACTTCTTCGAGTTCATCGCCCAGGAGGTCCGCGAGCACCTGGCCGCGCTGGGCTTCCGCAGCCTGGACGAGGCCATCGGCGCCGTCGACCTCCTGGAGACCGGCGGGGCCGTACAGCACTGGAAGGCCTCCGGCCTGGACCTCGCGCCGATCCTGCACGAGGTGCGGCCCTGGGCCGGCGACCACCGCCGCCAGGTCCGCGGCCAGGACCACGGCCTGGAGAAGGCGCTGGACAACACGCTGATCCAACTGTCGGAGGGCGCGCTGGAGTACGGCGAGCCGCTCAAGCTGGACCTGCCGGTCCGCAACGTCAACCGCACCGTGGGCACCATGCTCGGCCACGAGGTCACCAAGCGCTACGGCGCCGAGGGCCTGCCCGACAACAGCATCGACGTGAGCTTCACCGGCTCGGCCGGCCAGTCCTTCGGCGCGTTCCTGCCCAAGGGCGTGACGCTGCGCCTCACCGGTGACGCCAACGACTACGTCGGCAAGGGCCTGTCCGGTGGCCGCATCACGGTGCGCCCCGAGGACGGCGTCCAGTTCACCCCGGAGGACCAGATCATCGCCGGCAACGTCATCGCCTACGGCGCGACGTCGGGCGAGGTGTTCCTGCGGGGCGTCGTCGGCGAGCGGTTCTGCGTCCGCAACTCCGGCGCGCTGGCCGTCGTCGAGGGCGTCGGCGACCACGGGTGCGAGTACATGACCGGCGGCCGAGCGGTCATCCTCGGCCGCACCGGCCGCAACTTCGCCGCGGGCATGTCCGGCGGCATCGCCTACGTGCTCGACCTGGACACCGAGCGCGTCAACGGCGGGATGGTCGACATCGATCCGCTCGACGACGAGGACCGCGCGTTCCTGGAGGACGTGCTGGGCCGGCACTACGCCGAGACCGGCTCGACCGTCGCCCAGCGCGTCCTGGCCGACTTCGACGTCGAGGTGGAGCGCTTCGGCAAGGTCATGCCGCGCGACTTCAAGCGGGTCCTGGCCGCCCAGGCCGACGCCGAGCGCGAGGGCCGCAACGTGGACGAGGCCATCATGGCCGCAGCCCAGTCCTAG